Proteins co-encoded in one Sulfuricaulis limicola genomic window:
- a CDS encoding PilZ domain-containing protein encodes MNERRDSQRVPVTLDAVLNYQAQVMICTIRDISLNGAFIEGTPEGLPYFNAPVELGLTLTSAGETKQHRIPAKIRRITDNGVGLTFGDVGMDAYFSLVNLVYNA; translated from the coding sequence ATGAACGAGAGGCGCGACAGTCAGCGCGTGCCGGTTACGCTCGATGCCGTGCTGAATTATCAGGCGCAGGTCATGATCTGTACCATCCGCGACATCAGCCTGAATGGCGCTTTCATCGAAGGCACGCCGGAAGGACTGCCGTATTTCAATGCCCCGGTGGAGCTGGGCCTGACCCTGACTTCCGCCGGCGAAACCAAACAACACCGTATTCCCGCCAAGATCCGCCGCATTACCGACAACGGCGTCGGCCTGACCTTCGGCGATGTCGGCATGGACGCCTATTTCAGCTTGGTCAATCTGGTTTATAACGCCTGA
- a CDS encoding 23S rRNA (adenine(2030)-N(6))-methyltransferase RlmJ codes for MNYRHIFHAGNFADVFKHVVISLLLKSLHRKDTPFCYLDTHAGVGRYDLSSAAAQKTGEYRDGIKRLLNVQPIPELADYLAAVRALNDADTLRYYPGSPRIARFFLRPQDRAILLELQPEECTQLKTEFAGDRQVIVQEQDGYAGLKAYLPPKERRGLVLIDPPYESDQEFDQAIEAMRLAHVRWDSGIYALWYPIKSRSPVERLHRRLVATGIRKILLAEFSPWPEDTAFRLNGCGMVVINPPWKLDETLQSLLPALLEILRQHPAGRATTSWLVPE; via the coding sequence ATGAATTACCGCCATATCTTCCACGCTGGCAATTTCGCCGATGTCTTCAAGCACGTCGTGATTTCGCTGTTGCTCAAGTCGCTGCACCGCAAAGATACGCCGTTTTGCTACCTCGACACCCACGCCGGCGTAGGCCGCTACGATCTCAGCAGCGCCGCGGCGCAGAAAACCGGGGAGTATCGTGACGGCATCAAGCGTCTCCTGAATGTTCAACCCATTCCCGAACTGGCGGACTATCTGGCGGCGGTGCGCGCGCTGAATGACGCGGACACGCTGCGGTATTACCCCGGCTCGCCGCGCATCGCGCGGTTTTTCCTGAGACCGCAGGACCGCGCGATACTGCTCGAGCTTCAACCGGAGGAATGCACGCAACTGAAGACTGAATTTGCCGGCGACCGGCAGGTGATTGTTCAGGAGCAGGATGGATATGCCGGCCTCAAGGCATATTTGCCGCCAAAAGAAAGGCGTGGCCTGGTTTTGATTGATCCGCCCTACGAATCGGACCAGGAGTTCGATCAGGCGATTGAAGCAATGCGTCTGGCCCACGTGCGCTGGGACTCCGGGATATACGCCTTGTGGTATCCGATCAAGAGCCGCTCCCCGGTGGAGCGCTTGCACCGGCGGCTGGTCGCCACTGGCATCCGCAAAATCCTGCTGGCGGAATTCAGTCCCTGGCCCGAGGATACCGCCTTCCGCCTCAACGGTTGCGGCATGGTCGTGATCAATCCACCCTGGAAGCTGGATGAAACGCTGCAATCGCTGTTGCCGGCCTTGCTGGAGATATTGCGGCAGCATCCGGCCGGCCGTGCCACGACCAGCTGGCTGGTTCCGGAATAG
- a CDS encoding EAL domain-containing protein, with protein sequence MFRHKSKTLIASGFVLVLALTVALAGVGLTRMTAIHNHLKLVTERHNAKADIIFSMRHIARERALSTYAMFIMDDPFDREEELRRFTEMAGEFMRLRDRLLEIGLKENERIALDKVLEQVRLYQPLHLALVDKITHERRADVKDEILRHDLLRQRTMLGQLDEMVELERVEIGKATAQAAREYNSACLVMVLLTAIIMVSGFFIASYVIHRTRQVEQALAREKEHAEITLHSVGDAVIAADEQGNVNYLNPAAEQMTGWRNAEARGQPLRNIYHIINETTRKALEHPAMLGVLDTPIAGLNKHTLLISRRGWELAVEDNAAPIRNSDGENVGAILVFRDVTEQRQMQKQLSWQASHDPLTGLANRREFEVLLERLIASAKEQDKHHALLYLDLDQFKVINDTCGHVAGDELLRQIAGLMRPLIRDSDTLTRLGGDEFGILLEGCYIPQAEQIAHKVLELLEDFRFVWQDKSFRVGVSIGLVGIHAGSGSASSALSVADGACYMAKDKGRNRVWVHQDDDREAAHRQGEMEWVSRIMRAFDEDRFVLYYQRVMPLAADAEDYQCREVLVRMRAENGELIPPMAFIPAAERYGMMSTVDRWVVKTAFTWLAGHPSGERLAINLSSQSLGDEDFLNFVMEQFRTTRLSPRRICFEITETAAIANWNRATHFIAALRAHGCRFALDDFGSGMSSFGYLKGLAIDFIKIDGAFVRDMIDDEVDFAMVEAVNRIGHVMGIRTTAEYVENDQILEKLRELGVDYAQGYGLHMPQPLEVITELPAGKTANSKEKPFDLDFPVIGRPAV encoded by the coding sequence ATGTTTCGACACAAGTCAAAGACTCTCATCGCCTCGGGCTTCGTTCTGGTGCTGGCGCTCACGGTCGCGCTGGCGGGCGTCGGCCTCACGCGCATGACCGCGATTCACAATCACCTCAAGCTCGTCACCGAAAGGCATAACGCCAAGGCCGACATCATTTTTTCGATGCGCCATATCGCGCGCGAGCGCGCGCTCAGCACCTACGCCATGTTCATCATGGACGATCCCTTCGACCGCGAAGAGGAATTGCGCCGGTTCACCGAGATGGCCGGTGAGTTCATGCGCTTGCGTGACCGCCTGCTCGAGATCGGCCTGAAGGAGAACGAACGCATCGCCCTCGACAAGGTGCTGGAGCAGGTGCGCCTCTACCAGCCGCTGCACCTGGCGCTGGTGGACAAGATCACCCACGAGCGCCGGGCTGACGTGAAGGATGAAATCCTGCGTCACGACCTGCTGCGGCAGCGCACCATGCTGGGCCAGCTGGACGAGATGGTGGAGCTGGAGCGCGTCGAGATCGGCAAGGCCACGGCGCAGGCGGCGCGGGAATACAACTCGGCCTGCCTGGTCATGGTCCTCCTGACCGCCATTATCATGGTGTCGGGTTTTTTCATCGCTTCCTATGTCATTCATCGCACGCGGCAGGTGGAACAGGCCCTGGCGCGGGAGAAGGAGCACGCCGAGATCACGCTGCATTCGGTGGGCGACGCCGTCATCGCCGCCGACGAGCAGGGCAACGTCAATTACCTGAATCCCGCCGCCGAGCAGATGACCGGCTGGCGCAACGCCGAGGCGCGCGGCCAGCCGTTGCGCAACATCTACCACATCATCAACGAAACCACGCGCAAGGCGCTCGAGCATCCGGCGATGCTCGGTGTCCTGGATACGCCCATCGCCGGGCTGAACAAGCATACCCTGCTGATCAGTCGCCGCGGGTGGGAGCTGGCCGTCGAGGACAACGCCGCGCCGATCCGCAACAGCGACGGCGAGAACGTCGGCGCCATCCTGGTGTTCCGCGACGTCACCGAGCAGCGCCAGATGCAGAAACAGCTGAGCTGGCAGGCCAGCCATGACCCGCTCACCGGCCTGGCCAACCGGCGCGAGTTCGAGGTGCTGCTGGAGCGCCTGATCGCCAGCGCCAAGGAGCAGGACAAGCATCACGCCCTGCTGTATCTCGACCTCGACCAGTTCAAGGTCATCAACGACACCTGCGGGCACGTGGCCGGCGACGAACTGCTGCGGCAGATCGCCGGGCTCATGCGGCCGCTGATCCGCGACAGCGACACCCTGACCCGTCTCGGCGGCGACGAGTTCGGCATCCTGCTCGAGGGTTGCTACATCCCGCAGGCGGAACAGATCGCCCACAAGGTGCTGGAGTTGCTGGAGGATTTTCGTTTCGTGTGGCAGGACAAGAGCTTCCGTGTCGGCGTGTCCATCGGCCTGGTCGGCATTCACGCCGGCAGCGGCTCGGCCTCGAGCGCGTTGAGCGTCGCCGACGGCGCCTGCTACATGGCCAAGGACAAGGGTCGCAACCGCGTCTGGGTGCACCAGGACGACGACCGCGAAGCGGCGCACCGGCAGGGAGAAATGGAATGGGTGTCGCGCATCATGCGCGCGTTCGACGAAGACCGCTTCGTCCTGTATTACCAGCGCGTGATGCCGCTCGCCGCGGACGCGGAGGACTACCAGTGCCGGGAAGTGTTGGTGCGCATGCGCGCCGAAAACGGCGAACTGATTCCGCCCATGGCGTTCATCCCGGCCGCCGAGCGCTATGGCATGATGAGCACGGTGGACCGCTGGGTCGTCAAAACCGCCTTTACCTGGCTGGCCGGCCATCCCTCCGGGGAACGGCTGGCGATCAATCTTTCCAGCCAGTCGCTGGGCGACGAGGATTTCCTGAATTTCGTGATGGAGCAGTTCCGCACCACGCGCCTGTCGCCGCGGCGCATCTGTTTCGAGATCACCGAAACCGCGGCCATCGCCAACTGGAACCGCGCCACTCATTTCATTGCTGCGTTGCGCGCTCACGGTTGCCGCTTCGCCCTCGATGATTTCGGCAGCGGCATGTCGTCCTTCGGTTACCTGAAAGGTCTGGCGATCGACTTCATCAAGATCGACGGCGCGTTCGTGCGCGACATGATCGATGACGAGGTCGACTTTGCCATGGTCGAGGCGGTCAATCGCATCGGTCACGTCATGGGCATCCGCACCACGGCGGAGTACGTGGAGAACGACCAGATACTCGAGAAGCTGCGGGAGCTGGGCGTGGATTATGCCCAGGGCTACGGCCTGCACATGCCGCAACCGCTCGAGGTGATCACCGAGTTGCCCGCGGGGAAAACGGCGAATTCCAAAGAGAAACCGTTCGACCTCGATTTTCCGGTGATAGGTCGCCCCGCGGTCTAG
- a CDS encoding RsmE family RNA methyltransferase, which yields MTEPLFYSEQLAEPGATLLLTGDEARHAAAARRLHDGDTLWLFDGHGGTARATLLRTTARGQTLELRIEERRTEPPRRPTLHLACALPKGDRQQVLLDMATQLGMTRFTPLLCARSVVKPGANSPARWRKICLEACKQSRRLYLPAIEAASTAPDVTRRATAEGSLVWLAHPAVQAVSVTAAINERVNDVTLLVGPEGGFTEAEIEQAVAAGARSLTLGVSILRIETAAVALVAAFALNAGSGS from the coding sequence ATGACCGAACCCTTGTTCTATTCCGAGCAACTCGCCGAACCCGGCGCGACGCTGCTGCTGACGGGCGACGAGGCGCGCCACGCCGCGGCGGCGCGCCGGCTGCACGACGGGGATACGCTGTGGCTGTTCGACGGACACGGCGGCACCGCGCGCGCCACGCTGCTCCGAACCACCGCGCGCGGGCAGACACTGGAATTGCGCATCGAGGAACGACGCACTGAACCCCCGCGCCGGCCGACGCTGCATCTCGCCTGCGCCCTGCCCAAAGGGGACCGCCAGCAGGTGCTGCTCGACATGGCGACGCAATTGGGCATGACCCGTTTCACCCCGCTCCTGTGTGCGCGCAGCGTGGTCAAACCCGGCGCCAACAGCCCGGCGCGCTGGCGGAAAATCTGCCTCGAGGCCTGCAAGCAGAGTCGCCGACTGTATCTTCCGGCGATTGAAGCAGCATCCACGGCACCGGATGTCACCCGGCGCGCGACAGCGGAGGGAAGCCTGGTATGGCTCGCCCACCCCGCGGTACAGGCCGTAAGCGTTACCGCGGCGATTAATGAGCGAGTGAATGACGTGACGCTGCTGGTCGGGCCCGAAGGCGGATTTACAGAGGCCGAGATCGAACAGGCTGTCGCCGCCGGCGCAAGGTCGCTGACGCTGGGGGTTTCCATACTGCGCATAGAAACCGCGGCGGTGGCGCTGGTCGCGGCCTTTGCCCTGAACGCCGGGTCCGGCAGCTAG